Proteins from a genomic interval of Trifolium pratense cultivar HEN17-A07 linkage group LG6, ARS_RC_1.1, whole genome shotgun sequence:
- the LOC123892922 gene encoding uncharacterized protein LOC123892922, with protein sequence MASSRKSFLSRKSYIFPTSDSTKTNFNTKSSETTELEFDEADIWNMSYSNSNTTTEPKKSIPGLKKVSRKMEANNKVNPIGSSSLPMNIPDWSKKNKENSDDDDYDEGVHLHPHEYLARTRGASFSVHEGKGRTLKGRDLRSVRNAIWKKVGFED encoded by the coding sequence ATGGCTTCATCTAGGAAGAGTTTCCTTTCAAGAAAAAGTTACATTTTTCCAACATCAGATTCGACAAAGACAAATTTCAATACAAAATCATCAGAAACAACTGAATTGGAGTTTGATGAAGCTGATATATGGAACATGTCATATTCAAATTCCAACACAACAACAGaaccaaaaaaaagtatacCAGGTTTGAAAAAAGTTTCTAGAAAAATGGAAGCTAATAACAAAGTTAATCCAATAGGTTCATCTTCATTACCAATGAATATACCAGATTGGTCAAAGAAGAACAAAGAGaatagtgatgatgatgattatgatgaaGGTGTTCATTTACATCCTCATGAGTATCTTGCTAGAACAAGAGGAGCTTCTTTTTCTGTTCATGAAGGGAAAGGAAGAACTTTGAAAGGTAGAGATTTGCGTAGTGTTAGGAATGCTATTTGGAAGAAAGTTGGGTTTGaagattga